From the genome of Tsukamurella pulmonis:
CTGCTGTCGATCCCGCTCATCGGCGTACTCGCCCTCGCACTCGCCTTCACCGACACTCCGCGACGTATCCAATGGATCTACGACGAACCGCGACTCACCGCCGCCGCCCGGCAGGTTCTCGCGGATCCGCGGATCGAGTTCAGCGACGACGGCGACCGTCGCGTCGGCACGCTGCGGGTGCTTCGGACGGCTAAGGCGGGCGGGGCTGTCCGCTTCGCGATCCCTCCCACCGACACCACGACCGGAGCCAGCCACCTCGAGTACCGCCCCGACGGCAGCGAGCCGTCGACGGGCAGCGGCTCCGTCGCGAGGAGGCTCAGCGCACAGTGGTGGCGCGTCATCGGGTTCTAACCCGACGATTTCGCAACGAGCGCGTGTCCGAAGCCGAATTCGGCCTCGGACCGCCGATCAGTGCGAAATCTCCGCGTACGAACCCCTACGGGCGCAGGACGTCCGTGCCGATGAACGGCTGCAGTGCCGCGGGGACGCGGACGGAACCGTCGGGCTGCTGGTGGTTCTCCCAGATCGCGACGAGCCAGCGCGTGGTCGCGAGGGTGCCGTTGAGGGTGGCGGCGATCTGCGGCCGGCCGTCCTCGTCGCGGTAACGGATGCCCAGGCGACGCGCCTGGAAGGTGGTGCAGTTCGAGGTCGACGTGAGCTCGCGGTAGCGGCCCTGCGACGGCACCCAGGCCTCGCTGTCGTACTTGCGCGCCGCCGACGAGCCCAGGTCGCCCGCCGCCACGTCGATCACCCGGTAGGGCACCTCGACGGCCGCGAGCATCTCCTTCTCCCAGTTCAGCAGGCGCTGGTGCTCGGCCTCCGCGTCCTCCGGCTTGCAGTAGACGAACATCTCGATCTTGTCGAACTGGTGCACGCGGATGATGCCGCGGGTGTCCTTGCCGTACGAGCCGGCCTCGCGCCTAAAGCAGCTCGACTGCGCGGCGTAGCGCACGGGGCCGTCGGACAGGTCGAGGATCTCGTCCATGTGGTAGCCGGCCAGCGGCACCTCCGACGTGCCGACCAGGTACAGGTCGTCGGCCTCGAGGCGGTAGATCTCGTCGGCGTGCGCGCCGAGGAAGCCGGTGCCGGCCATCACCTCCGGCTTGACCAGCACGGGCGGCACCATCAGCGTGAAGCCGTTCGCCACGGCCTTCTGCACGGCGAGCTGCAGCAGCGCCATCTGGAACAGCGCGCCGTGGCCCTTCATGAAGTAGAAGCGCGAACCCGAGACCTTGGCGCCGCGCTCCATGTCGAGCAGGCCCAGGCCCTCGGCGAGCTCCAGGTGGTCCTTCGGGTCCTCGATCTCGGGGATCTCGCCCACGTGCTCGAGCACCTCGAAGTCGTCCTCGCCGCCGGCGGGCACCCCGTCGATGATGACGTTGCCGATCTTGCGCGCGACCTCGTCGAAGGCCTCGTCGGCGCGCGCCTGCGCGGCCTCGGCCTCCTTGACCTTCCCGGCCAGCTCGCCCGCGGCGGCGACGAGGGCCTTGCGGTCCTCGGGGGCCGCCTTGCCGATCGACTTCGACGAGGCCTTGTGCTCGGCCCGCAGGGTGTCGGCCGCCAGCACCGCCGCCCGACGGTCCGCGTCCGCGGACAGCAGGGCGTCGACCAGCGACGGGTCCTCTCCACGGGCGCGCTGCGAGGCGCGCACACGGTCGGGGTTCTCGCGTACCAGCTTGACGTCGATCACCGGACCAGCCTATTACGGCACCGTCGGGCGGCCCCAACCCGACACCACACACCCGTCCCGGCCCGGACCGGGCATGATGGAAGGCGATGGCCGACGACACCGATACCCAGTCCACGCCCGCCGAGAAGACCAGCCGCGCCGGCGCGCTGCCCGTGCGCGCCGTGCTGGCCGCGGTGATCGTGGGTGCGCTCGCGATCGGCGCGGGCCTGTACTTCACGGGCGCGTTCGAACCGAAGAACGAGGAGAAGGCGCCGCGGCTC
Proteins encoded in this window:
- the serS gene encoding serine--tRNA ligase, producing the protein MIDVKLVRENPDRVRASQRARGEDPSLVDALLSADADRRAAVLAADTLRAEHKASSKSIGKAAPEDRKALVAAAGELAGKVKEAEAAQARADEAFDEVARKIGNVIIDGVPAGGEDDFEVLEHVGEIPEIEDPKDHLELAEGLGLLDMERGAKVSGSRFYFMKGHGALFQMALLQLAVQKAVANGFTLMVPPVLVKPEVMAGTGFLGAHADEIYRLEADDLYLVGTSEVPLAGYHMDEILDLSDGPVRYAAQSSCFRREAGSYGKDTRGIIRVHQFDKIEMFVYCKPEDAEAEHQRLLNWEKEMLAAVEVPYRVIDVAAGDLGSSAARKYDSEAWVPSQGRYRELTSTSNCTTFQARRLGIRYRDEDGRPQIAATLNGTLATTRWLVAIWENHQQPDGSVRVPAALQPFIGTDVLRP